One Gemmatimonadaceae bacterium DNA window includes the following coding sequences:
- a CDS encoding amidohydrolase family protein has protein sequence MLVVTPFLSLAGSALGAQGSGGRPARPDTLLAFVGATVIDGTGRAPIVDGVVVVRGARLDAVGARATTPIPRGARVIDVAGRWITPGFVDANIHASIYSGLENFARYQDRFTDVAIEAAQAHLKVGVTTVRDSYGMLAPLIAARDAIRRGEVPGPRMYVAGNIVGWGGPFSFSFTGRPQENLSLFQEQMNDAIAQGAGEELVNLEPDSLRAAINRYLDKGVDFLKFGGTSHFGFPVFIGFSERAQRAIVDEVHKRALVAETHSTTPEGLLISLRAGVDLVQHPEVLDVPMSDEVVREFVDRKVVCAMLVNTMTGAPWMEYETKRRRDDSTRQARVDSARARGTAQRDLTEAEKRRDQGDRGMAIRRANAQKLIKAGCVTTIATDNYLGLAPEFRRDPKPAWQDPGSGSIAAIEGLVELGMTPMEALVAATRNGALASKALAEYGTLERGKSADLLVLGADPLADIRNIRRLDTVVARGAIIDREALPTKRVWTRPAR, from the coding sequence ATGCTCGTGGTGACGCCATTCCTGTCGCTCGCCGGCTCGGCGTTAGGCGCGCAGGGGAGCGGAGGGCGGCCGGCTCGCCCCGATACGCTGCTTGCCTTCGTCGGGGCCACGGTCATCGATGGCACGGGGCGCGCGCCGATCGTCGATGGCGTGGTGGTGGTGCGCGGCGCGCGTCTCGACGCGGTGGGCGCGCGCGCCACGACGCCCATTCCTCGCGGGGCGCGCGTCATCGATGTCGCGGGCAGGTGGATCACCCCGGGCTTCGTGGACGCCAACATCCACGCTTCCATCTACAGCGGGCTGGAGAACTTCGCACGCTACCAGGATCGTTTCACCGACGTGGCGATCGAGGCGGCGCAGGCGCACCTCAAGGTTGGCGTGACGACGGTGCGCGACTCGTACGGGATGCTGGCGCCGCTCATTGCCGCGCGCGATGCAATCCGGCGCGGCGAGGTGCCCGGGCCGCGCATGTATGTGGCGGGGAACATCGTTGGCTGGGGCGGTCCCTTCTCGTTCTCCTTCACCGGGCGGCCACAGGAGAATCTGTCGCTCTTCCAGGAGCAGATGAACGACGCCATCGCGCAGGGGGCCGGCGAGGAGCTCGTGAACCTCGAGCCCGACTCGCTGCGCGCCGCGATCAACCGCTATCTCGACAAGGGCGTCGACTTCCTCAAGTTCGGCGGAACGTCGCACTTCGGCTTTCCCGTCTTCATCGGCTTCAGCGAGCGGGCACAGCGCGCCATCGTGGACGAAGTGCACAAGCGCGCCCTCGTGGCCGAGACGCACTCCACCACGCCGGAGGGGCTGTTGATCTCGCTGCGCGCCGGCGTCGATCTCGTGCAGCACCCGGAGGTGCTCGACGTCCCGATGTCCGACGAGGTCGTGCGCGAGTTCGTCGATCGCAAGGTCGTCTGTGCCATGCTCGTGAACACGATGACCGGCGCGCCGTGGATGGAATACGAGACCAAGCGGCGGCGCGACGACTCCACTCGTCAGGCACGCGTCGACTCGGCGCGCGCCCGGGGCACCGCGCAGCGCGACCTCACCGAGGCCGAGAAGCGGCGCGACCAGGGCGATCGCGGCATGGCCATCCGGCGCGCCAACGCGCAGAAGCTCATCAAGGCGGGGTGCGTGACGACGATCGCCACCGACAACTACCTGGGGCTGGCCCCCGAGTTCCGGCGCGACCCCAAGCCGGCGTGGCAGGATCCGGGGAGCGGCTCGATCGCCGCGATCGAGGGGCTGGTGGAGCTGGGGATGACGCCCATGGAAGCGCTCGTCGCCGCCACGCGCAATGGCGCGCTGGCCAGCAAGGCGCTCGCGGAGTACGGGACGCTGGAGCGCGGCAAGTCGGCAGACCTCCTGGTGCTGGGCGCCGACCCGCTGGCCGACATCAGGAACATCCGGCGCCTCGACACCGTCGTGGCGCGCGGGGCGATCATTGATCGGGAGGCGCTTCCGACGAAGCGGGTGTGGACTCGTCCGGCTCGATGA
- a CDS encoding cysteine synthase family protein, producing MASSVPPRPGHRTLRDPVYAERLRSLALLIGNTPLLAVDFTFGGESRTVYAKLESMNMTGSVKDRMALHILRTAAEEGTLTPASLIVEATSGNTGISFSALGRALGHPVAIYMPDWMSSERINLIRSFGADVRLVSRADGGFLGSIALAEGHAARTPGAFLPRQFANQANCAAHELTTGPELWWQLAPHGLAPDAFVAGVGTGGTIMGTGRYLRSNDRSVALYPVEPENSPTLSTGHKVGHHRIQGISDEFIPSIVDLDYLDDPIAIDDGDAIIMAQKLAQDVGLAVGISSGANLLACIVAQERLGRDAVVCTVFSDSNKKYLSTDLMREEPVRADHLSRHVKVHGFRVIPRACALCNHGSDALIEPDESTPASSEAPPDQ from the coding sequence ATGGCGTCGAGCGTTCCACCCCGCCCCGGCCACCGCACGCTGCGCGATCCCGTCTACGCGGAACGGCTGCGCTCCCTCGCGCTCCTCATCGGCAACACCCCGCTCCTCGCCGTCGACTTCACCTTTGGCGGCGAGTCGCGCACGGTATACGCCAAGCTCGAGTCGATGAACATGACGGGGAGCGTGAAGGACCGCATGGCGCTCCACATCCTCCGCACGGCCGCCGAGGAGGGGACGCTCACGCCGGCGTCGCTGATCGTCGAAGCCACCAGCGGCAACACCGGCATCTCGTTCTCCGCACTGGGACGCGCGCTGGGGCATCCGGTCGCGATCTACATGCCGGACTGGATGAGCAGCGAGCGCATCAACCTCATTCGCTCGTTCGGTGCCGACGTGCGGCTCGTGTCCCGCGCCGACGGCGGCTTCCTGGGTTCCATCGCGCTGGCCGAGGGGCACGCGGCGCGCACACCGGGCGCCTTCCTCCCGCGCCAGTTCGCCAACCAGGCCAACTGCGCGGCGCACGAACTCACCACCGGCCCCGAGCTGTGGTGGCAACTGGCGCCGCACGGCCTCGCTCCCGACGCCTTCGTTGCCGGCGTCGGCACCGGCGGGACGATCATGGGAACGGGACGCTACCTGCGCTCCAACGATCGCTCGGTGGCGCTCTACCCGGTGGAACCGGAGAACTCACCCACGCTCTCCACCGGGCACAAGGTCGGGCATCATCGCATCCAGGGGATCTCCGACGAGTTCATCCCGTCCATCGTCGACCTCGACTACCTCGACGATCCCATTGCCATCGACGATGGCGACGCGATCATCATGGCGCAGAAGCTGGCGCAGGACGTGGGGCTCGCCGTGGGGATCTCGTCAGGTGCAAACCTCCTGGCCTGCATCGTGGCGCAGGAGCGGCTGGGGCGCGACGCCGTCGTCTGCACCGTCTTCTCCGACAGCAACAAGAAGTACCTGTCGACGGACCTCATGCGCGAAGAGCCGGTGCGCGCCGACCACCTCTCGCGGCATGTGAAGGTGCATGGCTTCCGCGTGATCCCGCGCGCCTGCGCGCTGTGCAATCACGGCTCCGACGCGCTCATCGAGCCGGACGAGTCCACACCCGCTTCGTCGGAAGCGCCTCCCGATCAATGA
- a CDS encoding M28 family peptidase: MPLSPEQSAATAAVTLDEPWSLIERFTTLKREHPDDVNTAAEEIVARLTRLGVPVEVHRPSLFLSLPGTANVAVGAQRFRAKPMAMSVPYPEGVTAPLAYVPARYARNADEMFTKGFVSDAEVDLRGKIVLSEGFGMPGKVSYFQERGAIGMIAVNPGHNPHWGICTTVWGTPDLRDLPRKPRMAVVAVNNPDGQALIEMAKAGASVTLTSNVTEGWWESPIPVVTIPGTEEPESFVLLHGHYDSWDYGIGDNAVGDATLLEIARVLWAQRTSLKRSVKIAWWPGHSTGRYAGSTWFADHFALELYEHCIAQVNCDSPGCRWATEYKDISWMDETEAFCQGIIRDVTGQESQGERPHQAGDYSFNNIGISSFFMLLSTMKDSHREELGYYAVGGCGANIAWHTEEDLIHIADREILLKDIRIYLASVMGVANATIAPFNFRKTLATFSGTLDKYQAPVIGIHDFARARAAIAALDASLETLGTFACKAAAGRVTDPGVRKVNRALRRLARLLVPVNYTRGPAFFHDPAETTPALPDLSPALTAPSMSPWEQGFLRTQLLRGENRLVAALRDARREVEEAMA, from the coding sequence GTGCCCCTCTCTCCCGAGCAGTCCGCCGCCACCGCCGCCGTTACCCTCGACGAGCCCTGGTCCCTCATCGAGCGCTTCACGACGCTCAAGCGCGAGCACCCGGACGACGTGAACACCGCGGCCGAGGAGATCGTTGCACGCCTAACGCGACTCGGCGTTCCGGTCGAGGTGCACCGCCCCTCGCTCTTCCTCTCCCTCCCGGGAACGGCCAATGTCGCCGTGGGGGCGCAACGCTTTCGCGCCAAGCCGATGGCGATGTCGGTCCCTTATCCCGAGGGCGTCACCGCCCCGCTGGCCTACGTGCCGGCACGCTACGCCCGCAACGCCGACGAGATGTTCACCAAGGGCTTCGTGAGCGACGCCGAGGTGGACCTGCGCGGCAAGATCGTACTCAGCGAAGGGTTCGGAATGCCCGGCAAGGTGTCGTACTTCCAGGAACGCGGCGCCATCGGGATGATAGCCGTGAACCCCGGACACAATCCGCACTGGGGGATCTGCACCACGGTGTGGGGGACGCCCGACCTGCGTGACCTCCCGCGCAAGCCACGCATGGCCGTCGTCGCGGTGAACAACCCCGATGGACAGGCGCTCATCGAGATGGCCAAGGCCGGCGCCAGCGTCACGCTCACCAGCAACGTCACCGAAGGGTGGTGGGAATCGCCCATCCCCGTCGTCACGATCCCCGGAACCGAGGAGCCGGAGAGCTTCGTCCTCCTGCACGGGCACTACGACTCGTGGGACTACGGAATCGGCGACAACGCGGTCGGCGACGCCACGCTCCTCGAGATCGCCCGCGTCCTGTGGGCACAGCGCACCTCGCTCAAGCGCAGCGTGAAGATCGCCTGGTGGCCCGGCCACTCCACGGGACGCTACGCCGGGAGCACCTGGTTCGCCGATCACTTCGCCCTCGAGCTCTACGAACACTGCATTGCACAGGTGAACTGCGACTCCCCCGGATGCCGCTGGGCCACCGAGTACAAGGACATCTCGTGGATGGACGAGACCGAGGCGTTCTGCCAGGGAATCATTCGCGATGTCACGGGCCAGGAGTCGCAGGGCGAGCGTCCGCACCAGGCGGGAGACTACTCATTCAACAACATCGGGATCTCGTCGTTCTTCATGCTCCTCTCGACGATGAAGGATTCGCATCGCGAGGAGCTGGGCTACTACGCCGTCGGCGGGTGCGGCGCCAACATCGCCTGGCACACCGAGGAAGACCTCATCCACATCGCCGACCGCGAGATCCTGCTCAAGGACATCAGGATCTACCTGGCATCGGTGATGGGGGTCGCCAACGCGACCATCGCCCCGTTCAACTTTCGCAAGACGCTGGCGACGTTTTCCGGTACGCTGGACAAGTACCAGGCGCCGGTGATCGGGATCCACGACTTCGCGCGTGCCCGCGCCGCCATTGCCGCGCTCGACGCCTCGCTCGAGACGTTAGGCACGTTCGCGTGCAAGGCCGCGGCGGGGCGCGTCACGGACCCCGGCGTGCGCAAGGTGAATCGCGCCCTGCGGCGACTGGCACGCCTCCTGGTCCCCGTGAACTACACGCGCGGCCCCGCCTTCTTCCACGATCCCGCGGAGACGACGCCGGCACTCCCCGACCTCTCGCCGGCGCTCACCGCCCCCTCGATGTCGCCGTGGGAGCAGGGCTTCCTGCGCACGCAGCTCCTGCGCGGTGAGAACCGCCTCGTGGCCGCATTGCGCGACGCGCGTCGCGAGGTGGAGGAGGCAATGGCGTGA